GACGCCAAGCCCGAGACCGTGCGCCTGAGCGTGGACGCGCAGGGCGGCTACTACCTGAACGAAGTGAAGGTCGGGGACCAGGACCTCGACCGGCTGCTCAAGGCCGAGGCCGCCAAGGAGCCGCAGCCCGAGCTCCACATCCGGGGCGACAAGGACGTGCGCTACGAGCGCGTGGCGCAGGCCATGGCCGCGGCGCGGCAGGCCGGGCTGCGCAAGATCGGCTTCATCACCGAACCCAAGCACTAGCGGGCCCCGTTTTTTTGCGCAGAAAAACGGGCCATCCTGCTTGACTTTTATTTGAGAATGATTATCATTTGTATATCGTGATTCAATCAGGACCCGACATGCAAGCCTCGCTCTCCTCCCCCGCCTCGCTCGGCCCCCAGCCGCATGCCGACGCCGCGGGCCTGCAGGAGGCGCCCTCCGCGCTGCGGCCGCAGGCCGTGGAAAGCGCCGACCTGCTGCAGGGGCAGAAGGCGGTGGAGATCAAGCACAACGGCGCGGTCTACCGGCTGCAGGCCACCAAGCTGGGGAAGCTGATCCTGACGAAATAGGTTTCATCGTGGGGCGACTCAGCAGACTTTTTCAAGTCTCCAAGGGTCGTTTTTGCTAGCCATCGGGCTTGCCCGGCCAGCCAAGCATTTTTTCCCATCGCCTTCCGCAACAACGCCGGCTCGAAGCCGGCGTTTTGCATGGTTTTGCAGCGATGTCCGCGTCGCGTGGACGCGGAGCGCTATCAAAACAGGAGCATTTACAAGCCGATGGCGGCAATGCCGGCGCGCGCGATCTGCGCGTCTTCGGACGATTTCACGCCGCTCACGCCCACCGCACCGAGCACCTGGCCGTCCTTCACGATCGGCACGCCGCCTTCGAGCAGGCCCTGCAGGTCCGGCGCGCTCAGGAACGACACGCGGCCGCCGTTGACCATGTCCTCGTAGACCTTGCTCTCGCGGCGCCCCACGGCCGCGGTATGGGCCTTGGCCGGCGCGATGTGCGCGGAGATCGGCGCCACGCCGTCCAGGCGCTGCAGCCACAGCAGGTGGCCGCCATCGTCCACGATGGCGATACTCACGGCCCAGTGGTGCTTGAGCGCTTCGGCTTCGGCGGCGGCGGCGATGGCCTTGACGTCGGCCAGTTCGAGAAAGGGTTTGTTTTTCATGATGAAGGGATGTACAGCTGAGTGGACCGCCGAGCATAACGGCTGATGCGCCTCTTTGCCGCTGGACAGTGCGCATGGCCAGCGCAAAAGTACCCTTACAAAAAGTAGGAAGCCCCCTGCGGGGGGATTTTCGGCAAATGCCTTGAATCCACCTAGAATGCGCCCCATCTGCACGTCGCAGACAGAGAAGGAGTCAAGCAACATGAATGACCAGGTTTCCACCATCGGACAGGCTGCGGGCTACGGCTACGCGATCTCGCAGGAGCAGCGCCACAAGGTGCTGCGCAACACCTACTGGCTGCTGGCGCTGAGCCTGGTGCCCACCGTGCTGGGCGCGTGGCTGGGCGTGGCTACGGGCGTGACGCGCTCGCTCTCCGGCGGCCTCGGGCTGATCGTGTTCCTGGGCGGCGCCTTCGGCTTCATGTTCGCCATCGAGAAGACCAAGAACTCGGCCGCCGGCGTGCCGGTGCTGCTGGCCTTCACCTTCTTCATGGGCCTGATGCTGTCGCGCCTGATCGCCATGGTGCTGGGCTTCAAGAACGGCCCCAGCCTCGTCATGACGGCCTTCGGCGGCACGGCCGGCGTGTTCTTCGTGATGGCCAGCCTCGCCACCGTGATCAAGAAGGACCTCTCCGGCATGGCCAAGTGGCTGTTCTGGGGCGCCGTGGTGCTGATGATCGGCGGCATCATCAACGTGTTCGTGGGCTCCACCACCGGCTTCGCCGTGATGAGCATGATGGCCATCGGCATCTTCAGCGCCTACATGCTCTACGACATCAAGCAGGTCATCGACGGCGGCGAGACCAACTACATCAGCGCCACGCTGGCGATCTATCTCGACCTGTTCAACATCTTCCAGAGCCTGCTGGCCCTGCTGGGGATCTTCGGCGGCGAGCGCGACTGACAACGGCACGCGCCAGCAAGACAAGGGGCCCTCGGGCCCCTTTTTTCATCGCCGGGACGCCCCATAGGCAGGCAGCGCCCCCACGAAGCGGGGAGCGTGGGGGCCCTTCTTCATGCCAGCTCGAACACCGCCATGCTCTCCACATGTGCCGTGTGCGGGAACATGTTGACCACGCCCGCCGCCGTGCAGCGGTAGCCCGCCTGGTGCACCAGCAGGCCGGCATCGCGCGCCAGCGTGGCCGGGTTGCAGCTCACGTAGACGATGCGCCGGGGCGGCGTCCAGCCGCCGCGCAGCTCGGGCTGCTGGTGCAGGTCGGCCAGCGCCTTGGCCAGCGCGAACGCGCCCTCGCGCGGCGGATCGACCAGCCATTTGTCGGCCGAGCCATCCCGGGTCAGCAGCTCCGGCGTCATCTCGAACAGGTTGCGCGCTACAAATTCAGTAGCAGCCAATGACCGCCCTGCCTGGACATCCGCCTGATTTCGCTTGTAATTCTCGCGCGAGCGGGCCACCAGCACCTCACTGCCCTCGATGCCCAGCACCTCGCGCGCCTGGGTGGCGATGGGCAGCGTGAAGTTGCCCAGGCCGCAGAACCAGTCGATCACCCGCTCCTGCCGCTGCGCGTCGAGCAGGCGCAGCGCGCGCGACACCAGCACGCGGTTGATGTGCGGGTTGACCTGCGTGAAATCGGTGGGCTTGAACGGCATGGTGATGCCGAACTCGGGCAAGGCGTAGGCCAGCGCAGGGCCGCCCTCGTCGAGCCGGTGCACCGTGTCCGGCCCCTTGGGCTGCAGCCACCACTGCACGCCGGGATGGCGGGCGGCAAAGGCCCGCAGCCGGGCGGTGTCGTCCGCGCTCAGCGGCTCCAGGTGGCGCAGCACCAGCGCCGTCACGTCGTCGCCGCAGGCCAGCTCGATCTGCGGGCAGGTCTCGCGCGCGTCCAGCGCGCCGATCAGCTCGCGCAGCGGCACCAGCATGGCGCTCACGTGCGGCGGCAGCACGTGGCACACCGTCATGTCGGCCACGTAGCGGCTCTTGCGCTCGTGAAAGCCCACCAGCACCACGCCCTTCTTATGCACGTAGCG
This Variovorax terrae DNA region includes the following protein-coding sequences:
- a CDS encoding ExbD/TolR family protein codes for the protein MAFGTQDETDDVMNEINMTPLVDVMLVLLIIFIITVPVMKHSINIDLPRATNHPEDAKPETVRLSVDAQGGYYLNEVKVGDQDLDRLLKAEAAKEPQPELHIRGDKDVRYERVAQAMAAARQAGLRKIGFITEPKH
- the hemP gene encoding hemin uptake protein HemP, whose amino-acid sequence is MQASLSSPASLGPQPHADAAGLQEAPSALRPQAVESADLLQGQKAVEIKHNGAVYRLQATKLGKLILTK
- a CDS encoding GlcG/HbpS family heme-binding protein; the protein is MKNKPFLELADVKAIAAAAEAEALKHHWAVSIAIVDDGGHLLWLQRLDGVAPISAHIAPAKAHTAAVGRRESKVYEDMVNGGRVSFLSAPDLQGLLEGGVPIVKDGQVLGAVGVSGVKSSEDAQIARAGIAAIGL
- a CDS encoding Bax inhibitor-1/YccA family protein, which gives rise to MNDQVSTIGQAAGYGYAISQEQRHKVLRNTYWLLALSLVPTVLGAWLGVATGVTRSLSGGLGLIVFLGGAFGFMFAIEKTKNSAAGVPVLLAFTFFMGLMLSRLIAMVLGFKNGPSLVMTAFGGTAGVFFVMASLATVIKKDLSGMAKWLFWGAVVLMIGGIINVFVGSTTGFAVMSMMAIGIFSAYMLYDIKQVIDGGETNYISATLAIYLDLFNIFQSLLALLGIFGGERD
- the rlmD gene encoding 23S rRNA (uracil(1939)-C(5))-methyltransferase RlmD — encoded protein: MTEEIQKVPALPEGWLAVESLDIEAQGVAHKADGKVVFIEGALPFELVTANVNRKKNNWEQATLTAVHRESSQRVRPACPHFGLHAGACGGCKMQHLHVGAQVAIKQRVLEDNLWHLGKVKAENLLRPIEGPAWGYRYRARLSVRYVHKKGVVLVGFHERKSRYVADMTVCHVLPPHVSAMLVPLRELIGALDARETCPQIELACGDDVTALVLRHLEPLSADDTARLRAFAARHPGVQWWLQPKGPDTVHRLDEGGPALAYALPEFGITMPFKPTDFTQVNPHINRVLVSRALRLLDAQRQERVIDWFCGLGNFTLPIATQAREVLGIEGSEVLVARSRENYKRNQADVQAGRSLAATEFVARNLFEMTPELLTRDGSADKWLVDPPREGAFALAKALADLHQQPELRGGWTPPRRIVYVSCNPATLARDAGLLVHQAGYRCTAAGVVNMFPHTAHVESMAVFELA